A region from the Panicum hallii strain FIL2 chromosome 1, PHallii_v3.1, whole genome shotgun sequence genome encodes:
- the LOC112897980 gene encoding uncharacterized protein LOC112897980, with protein sequence MRWTSVTSSFILRRFCELISTGVRTDKGFKEVHLNKVARDLQEFTGNNVTSTQVYNHLRTWRKKWMRVTKLRELSGALWDEETFMISLEDEHYNGHVKAHPEDADLLNKPIENYQQMEIIFDNGCATGKFAMGSSQPLGSPSDWAESSQKIDEPAKEFEEVAKQDAGGSSSKHQEASSKQQEPNGSGVGSKRKRAMLSDEDITVLSGMTTAVNNVTDAIRETKTEVVPADLYSAVMFVPGFTDEALIVAYSHLADNNALGAAYLLMSDAHRVLWLRTFLAKHYNNNNN encoded by the exons ATGAGGTGGACTAGTGTCACATCCTCCTTTATCTTGCGCCGGTTCTGTGAACTCATTTCCACTGGGGTTAGAACAGATAAGGGGTTCAAGGAGGTTCATTTGAACAAAGTTGCTAGGGACCTTCAGGAGTTCACAGGGAACAATGTAACCTCTACTCAAGTGTATAACCACTTGCGCACATGGAGGAAAAAATGGATGAGAGTGACCAAGCTGAGAGAGCTTAGTGGAGCTTTATGGGATGAGGAGACCTTCATGATTTCCTTGGAGGATGAGCACTATAATGGTCATGTAAAG GCTCACCCTGAAGATGCTGACCTTCTGAACAAGCCAATAGAGAACTACCAGCAAATGGAGATCATATTTGACAATGGCTGTGCCACAGGCAAGTTTGCCATGGGTTCTAGCCAGCCTTTGGGTTCTCCATCTGACTGGGCTGAGAGTTCTCAAAAAATTGATGAGCCTGCCAAAGAGTTTGAGGAGGTAGCTAAGCAGGATGCTGGGGGCAGTAGCAGCAAGCACCAGGAGGCTAGTAGCAAGCAGCAAGAGCCTAATGGCAGTGGAGTGGGCAGCAAGAGGAAGAGGGCAATGCTCTCTGATGAGGATATCACTGTCCTGTCTGGGATGACAACTGCTGTGAACAATGTGACTGATGCTATCAGAGAAACAAAGACTGAAGTTGTCCCTGCTGACCTCTACTCTGCTGTGATGTTTGTCCCTGGCTTCACTGATGAAGCTCTGATTGTGGCCTACTCCCATCTGGCAGACAACAATGCTCTTGGGGCTGCATACCTGCTAATGTCTGATGCTCATCGTGTGCTGTGGCTGAGGACCTTCTTAGCTAAGcactacaacaacaacaacaactag